A genomic segment from Streptomyces sp. TLI_235 encodes:
- a CDS encoding thiol:disulfide interchange protein DsbA yields the protein MKLLRTATALLAATAAVAPGTAAAAAPDTPREGAHAPHPGHPQRTAAQRQEAVEFFWYGCKHCAQFEKPLESWAARHRDDVVLRRVPAVWRGGPDEQRQLGHARLYYTLERLGAVDRLQAEVFRAVRERHTDLTTESGAAAWALAQGLDTAAFRAAWRSAEVDRLVADAPEQRARNRITEVPTVLVGTGRTSPTGAGGVERMPDAMDTLVEHR from the coding sequence GTGAAGCTGCTGCGCACCGCCACCGCCCTGCTCGCCGCCACCGCCGCTGTCGCCCCTGGCACCGCCGCGGCCGCCGCCCCGGACACCCCGCGCGAGGGCGCGCACGCCCCGCACCCCGGCCACCCGCAGCGCACCGCCGCCCAGCGCCAGGAGGCCGTCGAGTTCTTCTGGTACGGCTGCAAGCACTGCGCCCAGTTCGAGAAGCCGCTGGAGAGCTGGGCCGCCCGGCACCGCGACGACGTGGTGCTGCGCCGCGTCCCCGCCGTCTGGCGCGGCGGCCCCGACGAGCAGCGCCAGCTCGGCCACGCCCGGCTCTACTACACGCTGGAGCGGCTCGGCGCCGTCGACCGGCTGCAGGCCGAGGTCTTCCGGGCCGTCCGCGAGCGGCACACCGACCTCACCACCGAGTCCGGCGCCGCCGCCTGGGCGCTCGCCCAGGGCCTCGACACCGCGGCCTTCCGGGCCGCCTGGCGCTCCGCGGAGGTCGACCGGCTGGTCGCCGACGCCCCCGAGCAGAGGGCCCGCAACCGCATCACCGAGGTCCCCACCGTCCTGGTCGGCACCGGCCGTACCTCGCCCACCGGCGCCGGCGGCGTCGAGCGGATGCCGGACGCCATGGACACCCTCGTCGAACACCGCTGA
- a CDS encoding ABC-2 type transport system permease protein/lipopolysaccharide transport system permease protein: MGGHSAQVVDGRGTEPAAETAVPEGPPPELLFKRRLRPAQTARELWAARELVRALAERDLRARYKQAVLGFAWAVLTPLALCAIFTLVFHRAVKIDTGGVSYPLFAYVGLIVWQFFSNTMNQGALSLANNLSLLNKVYCPREVFPLATMLVASVDMLIGIGVLGLLFLATWTAPAATALWVLPLLAIQFAFTYGVALILSVAVVYLRDVRHLLPIITQMGVFATPVAYPLARIPVRLQEIYCGINPLGAVIEGYRRALLHGQAPDAGLTAIAAVSSLVFLVGGYLFFKKLETGIADVA, from the coding sequence GTGGGGGGACACAGCGCGCAGGTCGTCGACGGGCGTGGAACGGAGCCGGCGGCCGAAACCGCCGTGCCCGAAGGACCGCCGCCGGAGCTGCTGTTCAAACGGCGGCTGCGCCCGGCGCAGACCGCCCGCGAACTCTGGGCCGCCCGCGAACTCGTCCGCGCCCTCGCCGAACGCGACCTGCGGGCCCGCTACAAGCAGGCCGTCCTCGGCTTCGCCTGGGCCGTGCTCACCCCGCTCGCGCTCTGCGCCATCTTCACCCTGGTCTTCCACCGCGCCGTGAAGATCGACACCGGCGGGGTGTCCTACCCGCTGTTCGCCTATGTCGGCCTGATCGTCTGGCAGTTCTTCAGCAACACCATGAACCAGGGCGCGCTGAGCCTCGCCAACAACCTCAGCCTGCTCAACAAGGTGTACTGCCCGCGCGAGGTCTTCCCGCTCGCCACCATGCTGGTCGCCTCCGTCGACATGCTGATCGGCATCGGCGTCCTCGGCCTGCTCTTCCTCGCCACCTGGACGGCCCCGGCCGCGACGGCCCTGTGGGTGCTGCCGCTGCTGGCGATCCAGTTCGCCTTCACCTACGGCGTCGCGCTGATCCTCTCCGTCGCCGTGGTCTACCTGCGCGACGTCCGCCACCTGCTGCCGATCATCACGCAGATGGGCGTCTTCGCCACCCCGGTCGCCTACCCGCTGGCCAGGATCCCCGTCCGGCTGCAGGAGATCTACTGCGGCATCAACCCGCTCGGCGCCGTCATCGAGGGCTACCGTCGTGCCCTGCTCCACGGCCAGGCCCCCGACGCCGGCCTCACCGCCATCGCCGCGGTCTCCTCGCTGGTCTTCCTGGTCGGCGGCTACCTGTTCTTCAAGAAGCTGGAAACGGGGATCGCCGATGTCGCGTGA
- a CDS encoding glycosyltransferase involved in cell wall bisynthesis, protein MPAAEPAHPAVLHLVTDPRRRGAQNLARDLHAELLRRGHRSELRSLRPHPDAPGTEDARPLGPTRYHPATLRALRAAARRADVVVAHGSSTLPACAAALLGSRTPFVYVNIGDPRHWTASPARRLRTGLLLRRAAAVAAISDGAREVLLDHYRLPARTVRTIPNGRSADRYPPAADEADRQAARAALGLPADGPLLAWVGALAAEKRPDLAIDALALLPGVHLALAGDGPLRAATAARDTTARARFLGTLADPAPLYRAADALLLTSDSEGVPGVLVEAALAGLPAVATDVGWVRDIVLDGITGTLVPPGDATALAGAVDRLLADAHGALGAAARRHALDRFDLAVVTDAWQQLLAETARIRPRN, encoded by the coding sequence ATGCCAGCCGCCGAGCCCGCGCACCCCGCCGTCCTGCACCTGGTCACCGACCCGCGGCGGCGCGGAGCCCAGAACCTCGCCCGCGACCTGCACGCCGAACTCCTCCGCCGAGGCCACCGCTCCGAGCTCCGCTCCCTCCGGCCGCACCCCGACGCCCCCGGCACCGAGGACGCCCGCCCGCTCGGCCCGACCCGCTACCACCCGGCCACCCTGCGGGCCCTGCGCGCCGCCGCCCGCCGCGCCGACGTCGTCGTCGCACACGGCTCCTCCACCCTGCCGGCCTGCGCCGCCGCCCTGCTCGGCAGCCGCACCCCCTTCGTCTACGTCAACATCGGCGACCCCCGGCACTGGACGGCCTCCCCGGCCCGCCGGCTGCGCACCGGCCTGCTGCTGCGCCGCGCCGCCGCCGTCGCCGCCATCTCCGACGGCGCCCGCGAGGTCCTGCTCGACCACTACCGGCTGCCCGCCCGCACCGTCCGCACCATCCCCAACGGCCGCTCCGCCGACCGCTACCCGCCAGCCGCCGACGAGGCCGACCGGCAGGCCGCCCGCGCCGCCCTCGGCCTGCCCGCCGACGGCCCGCTGCTCGCCTGGGTCGGCGCCCTCGCCGCCGAGAAACGCCCCGACCTGGCGATCGACGCCCTCGCCCTGCTGCCCGGCGTCCACCTCGCGCTCGCCGGCGACGGCCCGCTGCGCGCCGCCACCGCCGCCCGCGACACCACCGCCCGGGCCCGCTTCCTCGGCACCCTCGCCGATCCCGCCCCGCTCTACCGGGCCGCCGACGCCCTGCTGCTCACCAGCGACAGCGAGGGCGTGCCCGGCGTCCTGGTCGAGGCCGCCCTCGCCGGCCTGCCCGCCGTCGCCACCGACGTCGGCTGGGTCCGCGACATCGTCCTCGACGGCATCACCGGCACCCTCGTCCCGCCCGGCGACGCCACCGCCCTCGCCGGCGCCGTCGACAGACTGCTCGCCGACGCCCACGGCGCACTCGGCGCCGCCGCCCGCCGGCACGCTCTCGACCGGTTCGACCTCGCCGTCGTCACCGACGCCTGGCAGCAACTCCTCGCCGAGACCGCCCGGATCCGCCCCCGGAACTGA
- a CDS encoding SPFH domain-containing protein, protein MAVLAIIVGLGLLWLLTGVRIVQQYERGVVFRLGQVRGQVRGPGPTLLIPLVDRMRKVNVQVITMPVPAQEGITRDNVSVRVDAVVYFRVIEPIRATVDVQNYMFAMSQVAQTSLRSIIGKSELDDLLSGRENLHRGLELLLESPAVGWGVHIDRVEIKDVALPDSMKRSMARQAEADRERRARIITADGEFQAAAKLAEAASVMDATPAALQLRLLQTVVEVAAEKNSTLVLPFPVELLRFFDAGAAKAAAATAPAPTATVPAPAPAVEAPAEEPADPPVLPRPAAAPDRAALTKPEHAPET, encoded by the coding sequence ATGGCAGTACTCGCGATCATCGTCGGACTCGGCCTGCTCTGGCTGCTCACCGGGGTCCGCATCGTCCAGCAGTACGAGCGCGGCGTGGTGTTCCGGCTCGGCCAGGTCCGAGGGCAGGTCCGCGGCCCCGGCCCGACCCTGCTGATCCCGCTGGTCGACCGGATGCGCAAGGTCAACGTCCAGGTCATCACCATGCCGGTGCCCGCCCAGGAGGGCATCACCCGGGACAACGTCTCCGTCCGGGTCGACGCCGTCGTCTACTTCCGGGTGATCGAGCCGATCCGGGCCACCGTCGACGTGCAGAACTACATGTTCGCGATGTCCCAGGTCGCCCAGACCTCGCTGCGCTCGATCATCGGCAAGAGCGAGCTCGACGACCTGCTCTCCGGGCGGGAGAACCTGCACCGCGGCCTCGAACTCCTGCTGGAGAGCCCCGCCGTCGGCTGGGGCGTGCACATCGACCGGGTCGAGATCAAGGACGTCGCGCTGCCCGACTCGATGAAGCGCTCGATGGCCCGCCAGGCCGAGGCCGACCGCGAGCGTCGCGCCCGCATCATCACCGCCGACGGCGAGTTCCAGGCCGCCGCCAAGCTCGCCGAGGCCGCGAGCGTCATGGACGCCACCCCGGCCGCCCTGCAACTGCGCCTGCTGCAGACCGTCGTCGAGGTCGCCGCCGAGAAGAACTCCACCCTGGTGCTGCCCTTCCCGGTCGAGCTGCTGCGCTTCTTCGACGCCGGCGCCGCCAAGGCCGCCGCCGCAACCGCCCCGGCCCCCACCGCAACCGTGCCCGCCCCGGCCCCCGCCGTCGAGGCCCCCGCGGAGGAGCCCGCCGACCCGCCCGTGCTGCCCCGGCCGGCCGCCGCACCCGACCGCGCCGCCCTGACCAAGCCCGAGCACGCCCCCGAGACCTGA